The Streptococcaceae bacterium ESL0729 genome has a segment encoding these proteins:
- a CDS encoding YfhO family protein produces MKRLSDFVKKNKLPLVASFFLPALILTIIYSIFGIFWNGGTTVLAGDAYHQYVNAHALYRDIMHSGKGFFYTFTSGLGLNLYSFSSYYLGSFFMPLTYFFTAENMPNALYLFTILKFGAIGLTAFISFKNMYKTISNWLILPLSTAYSLMSFSSSQSEIIMWLDVFIWLPLIVWGLHALMDAGKKKLYFVSLTILFIQNYYFGFMMAIFLVGYFLARSSFNFTRKKFIKNFTAFSITSLLAGISSLVTILPMYLDLKINGEELTPITKLFTDKSWYFDLFAKNFVGAFDTTKYGSIPMIYVGLVPLVLAVLFFFAKTISLKTKLAYLALLVFINLSFHLEALDLLWQGMHAPNMFLHRYSFTLSLLIVVMALESLTRIGEFSRRAVIDSFIILAVGFTYVLASERYNFLNKYNLILTTLFLAAYFLVAWAFRNNKVNPKLLMLSLLLLMVGETGINSYYQIKGLSNEWGYAKKSHYDEQYDKVDPLAKSLDPEIFTRMENLEPDTANDGMKYDYNSLAQFSSVRNRKSSSTLNLLGFKSLGTNLNLRYPNNTLLGDGIFAIKYNITSNLQASKYGFEDTDFDKLKVNNLALNPAIFVAGGYEDVELINNDVLENQTKMLNKLSGLDLDYFTSQAKEDETISGNISASDSRVTLRKKDSETELSFTYSIMAPARKQLYLKMPNISFSGDKSKDIRITINDKSYSFNPLNTGSFFNLGYYDVATPIDFKLTVLNNDNISFDKTQLWALDVDNYQAAIDKIRANKTEAKVLKNGLSVSYKADLAGDLFLTIPYDQGWSAKIDGKQVAIKEAQTGFMKIKAPAGEHEVILKFVPQGFKLGLTAFIVGVSSFIMYEGSLISYLVNKYKSKKEGR; encoded by the coding sequence ATGAAAAGATTATCAGATTTTGTTAAAAAAAATAAGCTGCCACTTGTGGCCAGCTTCTTCTTACCAGCCCTTATACTTACAATAATTTATTCAATTTTTGGCATTTTTTGGAATGGTGGAACAACCGTCCTAGCAGGGGATGCCTACCATCAATATGTTAATGCCCATGCCCTATACCGAGATATCATGCATTCTGGTAAAGGATTTTTCTATACCTTTACTAGCGGTCTTGGGTTGAATCTCTACTCATTTTCTTCTTACTACCTGGGTAGTTTTTTCATGCCCCTGACCTATTTTTTCACGGCAGAAAATATGCCAAACGCCCTTTATCTTTTTACCATCTTAAAATTTGGGGCAATCGGGCTAACAGCTTTTATAAGCTTTAAAAACATGTATAAGACCATCTCAAACTGGCTTATTTTACCCCTATCAACGGCCTACTCCCTCATGAGTTTTTCAAGTAGCCAAAGCGAGATTATCATGTGGCTTGATGTTTTCATCTGGTTGCCCCTTATTGTCTGGGGGCTTCACGCCCTCATGGATGCAGGCAAAAAGAAGCTTTATTTCGTAAGCCTTACCATCCTCTTTATTCAAAATTACTACTTTGGATTCATGATGGCAATTTTTTTAGTGGGATATTTTTTGGCCAGATCAAGCTTTAATTTTACTAGGAAAAAATTCATCAAAAATTTTACGGCCTTTTCAATCACATCACTTTTAGCAGGGATAAGCTCCCTTGTAACCATCCTTCCCATGTACCTTGATCTTAAAATCAACGGGGAGGAGCTCACTCCAATCACTAAATTATTTACTGATAAGAGTTGGTACTTTGACCTTTTTGCCAAAAACTTCGTAGGAGCTTTTGATACCACCAAATACGGCTCAATCCCTATGATTTATGTGGGACTAGTTCCCCTAGTCCTTGCCGTTTTATTCTTCTTTGCAAAAACCATATCCCTTAAGACAAAGCTTGCCTACCTGGCCCTTTTGGTCTTTATCAATCTAAGCTTCCACCTAGAGGCTCTTGATCTTTTGTGGCAGGGGATGCACGCTCCCAACATGTTTTTACACCGCTATTCATTTACCTTGAGCCTCTTAATTGTAGTCATGGCCCTTGAATCGCTAACTAGAATAGGGGAATTTAGCAGGCGGGCTGTAATTGATAGCTTTATTATTTTGGCTGTTGGTTTTACCTATGTCCTTGCAAGCGAGCGTTATAATTTTTTAAATAAATATAATCTTATCCTAACCACCCTCTTCCTAGCGGCCTACTTCCTTGTTGCCTGGGCCTTTAGAAATAACAAGGTTAATCCCAAGCTTCTAATGCTAAGTCTCCTTCTTCTAATGGTTGGAGAGACTGGTATTAATAGTTACTATCAAATTAAGGGACTTTCAAATGAATGGGGCTACGCCAAAAAATCCCACTATGATGAGCAGTATGACAAGGTCGATCCTCTGGCAAAAAGTTTGGATCCTGAAATCTTTACCCGAATGGAGAACCTTGAACCAGATACAGCTAATGATGGTATGAAATATGACTACAACTCCCTGGCCCAATTCTCAAGTGTCAGGAATCGTAAATCAAGTAGTACCCTTAATCTATTGGGCTTTAAATCCCTTGGAACAAATTTGAATCTAAGATATCCCAATAACACCCTCCTTGGAGATGGAATCTTTGCCATCAAATATAATATCACTAGCAATCTACAAGCAAGCAAATATGGCTTTGAAGATACTGACTTTGATAAACTAAAAGTTAATAATCTAGCCCTAAATCCTGCAATTTTTGTTGCTGGAGGCTACGAGGACGTTGAGCTTATAAACAATGACGTCCTTGAAAATCAGACCAAGATGCTCAACAAGCTTTCAGGCCTTGATCTTGACTATTTTACAAGCCAGGCCAAGGAAGATGAGACCATATCTGGAAATATTAGTGCAAGTGATAGCCGGGTTACTCTTAGGAAGAAGGACTCAGAGACTGAGTTGTCCTTCACCTACTCAATCATGGCACCAGCCAGGAAGCAGCTTTATTTAAAGATGCCAAACATCAGCTTTTCTGGTGACAAGAGTAAGGATATAAGAATTACCATCAATGATAAATCTTACAGTTTTAATCCCCTAAACACTGGTTCCTTCTTCAATCTTGGCTACTATGATGTGGCAACACCGATTGACTTTAAGCTGACCGTTTTAAACAATGACAATATCTCCTTTGACAAGACCCAACTTTGGGCCCTTGATGTTGATAATTATCAAGCGGCTATTGATAAAATTAGGGCCAATAAGACTGAGGCCAAGGTCCTCAAAAATGGCTTAAGCGTTAGCTACAAGGCTGACCTTGCTGGAGACTTATTCCTAACCATCCCCTACGATCAAGGCTGGTCAGCTAAGATTGACGGCAAGCAAGTTGCCATCAAAGAGGCCCAAACTGGTTTCATGAAAATAAAAGCTCCCGCAGGAGAGCATGAGGTTATCTTAAAATTTGTTCCCCAAGGATTCAAACTTGGACTCACGGCCTTTATTGTGGGTGTAAGCTCCTTTATCATGTACGAAGGTAGCCTAATCTCCTATCTCGTTAATAAATATAAAAGTAAAAAAGAAGGACGCTAG
- a CDS encoding CopY/TcrY family copper transport repressor has translation MINTISDAEWDIMRVIWTNGSATVDDVSSKIDPSHGWQLSTIKTLLGRLVKKGMLATQKAGRKYIYSARLSESEAACEMADELADKICTKQRVQAIAELIKISDFTEEDLVILRDALDHKTSEVMVACNCIYD, from the coding sequence ATGATTAATACAATTAGTGATGCAGAGTGGGACATTATGCGAGTGATTTGGACCAATGGTTCAGCTACAGTTGACGATGTTTCCAGTAAGATTGATCCCAGCCATGGTTGGCAGCTTTCAACCATTAAAACCCTTCTTGGTAGGCTGGTGAAAAAAGGGATGCTTGCCACCCAAAAGGCAGGAAGAAAATATATTTACTCAGCCAGGCTTTCTGAAAGTGAGGCGGCTTGCGAGATGGCAGATGAGCTGGCTGATAAGATTTGCACCAAACAAAGGGTTCAGGCCATTGCAGAATTGATAAAAATTAGCGACTTTACTGAAGAAGATCTTGTCATCCTAAGGGATGCTTTGGATCATAAGACAAGTGAGGTAATGGTTGCCTGTAACTGTATCTATGATTAG
- a CDS encoding glycerophosphodiester phosphodiesterase family protein, translated as MYEDKTIFAHRGLPLQAPENTLASFQLLKDYNISWFETDITSTSDGELVIIHDDFLDRTTNLHGEVARTPYKTLENLDAGFWFSEKFKGEKLPRMEDLVDFINDSKINLNLELKGISGPRGNLLADNLVVKLKKLLAQIDPEVKILISSFNSIMLSKMQQIAPEYEYAILFERHTLYPDWQLIADACGARTIHLENDLLTYEMIKEIKDRGYKVNIWTVNDPSRANQLFNWGVDGIFTDQADYFVGKRLEK; from the coding sequence ATGTACGAAGACAAAACGATTTTTGCCCACAGGGGGCTTCCCTTACAGGCACCTGAAAATACCCTGGCCTCATTTCAACTCCTAAAAGACTATAATATAAGCTGGTTTGAAACAGACATCACATCGACAAGTGACGGGGAGCTTGTGATTATCCATGATGACTTTTTAGACCGTACAACCAATCTTCATGGCGAGGTGGCAAGAACTCCTTATAAAACTCTTGAAAATTTAGATGCGGGATTTTGGTTTTCTGAAAAATTCAAGGGAGAAAAATTACCTCGAATGGAGGACTTGGTCGATTTTATCAATGATAGTAAAATTAATCTAAATCTTGAACTTAAGGGAATTTCTGGCCCCCGTGGTAATCTTTTGGCTGATAATTTGGTGGTCAAGCTCAAAAAACTCCTGGCCCAGATTGATCCAGAAGTTAAGATTCTAATCTCCTCTTTTAACTCGATAATGCTATCTAAGATGCAGCAGATTGCCCCAGAATATGAGTATGCCATCCTCTTTGAAAGGCACACCCTCTATCCTGACTGGCAGTTGATTGCTGATGCCTGCGGGGCAAGAACCATCCACCTTGAAAATGATCTTTTGACCTATGAGATGATTAAGGAAATAAAAGATCGGGGTTACAAGGTCAATATTTGGACGGTAAATGACCCGTCCCGTGCCAATCAACTCTTTAATTGGGGGGTAGATGGAATTTTTACAGATCAGGCAGATTATTTTGTCGGAAAAAGATTGGAAAAATAA
- the leuS gene encoding leucine--tRNA ligase — MNYNHQEIEQKWQKYWADNHTFKTGEKAGAPKFYALDMFPYPSGAGLHVGHPEGYTATDILSRYKRAKGYNVLHPMGWDAFGLPAEQYAIDTGNDPAIFTQQNIDTFKDQINSLGFSYDWDREINTTDPDYYKWTQWIFTKLYEEGLAYEAEVPVNWVEELGTAIANEEVLPDGTSERGGYPVVRKPMRQWMLKITAYAERLLEDLDELDWPESIKEMQRNWIGKSTGADVNFKIKDTDEDFTVFTTRPDTLFGATYAVMAPEHALVDQITSPEQAEAVAEYKRVASLKSDLARTDLAKDKTGVFTGAYAINPINGREIPIWIADYVLASYGTGAIMAVPAHDTRDWEFAKEFDLDIIPVLEGGNVEEEAYTEDGIHINSGFLDGLNKEEAISRVNSWLEDEGVGSKKVTYRLRDWLFSRQRYWGEPIPVIHWEDGETTTVPLEELPLVLPKTNDIKPSGTGESPLANITEWINVEDENGRKGRRETNTMPQWAGSSWYYLRYIDPTNTEALADPEKIKEWLPVDIYIGGAEHAVLHLLYARFWHKFLYDLGVVPTKEPFAKLFNQGMILGTSYRDSRGALIASDKVEKQGDKFIHVETGEELEQGPAKMSKSLKNVINPDDVVREYGADTLRLYEMFMGPLDASIAWSEEGLDGARKFLDRVWRLYMTEDGNLRDNIKDENDGSLDKVYNETVKLVSDHLENLKFNTAISQLMIFVNAANKAQVFPLEYAKGFIQLLAPIAPHLSEEIWEKLGGSEGVSYVAWPTYDESKLVEDEIEIVLQVNGKVKTKAVVAKDLSREELEALALADAEIKANIEGKTVRKVIVVPGKLVNIVAN, encoded by the coding sequence ATGAACTACAACCATCAAGAAATTGAGCAGAAGTGGCAAAAATATTGGGCTGATAACCATACCTTTAAGACAGGTGAAAAAGCTGGTGCACCAAAATTCTATGCCTTAGATATGTTCCCTTATCCATCAGGTGCAGGTCTTCACGTAGGACATCCTGAAGGATATACAGCAACTGACATTCTTAGCCGCTACAAACGCGCCAAGGGCTATAATGTCCTTCACCCAATGGGTTGGGATGCTTTTGGGCTTCCTGCTGAGCAGTATGCAATCGATACAGGAAATGATCCAGCTATTTTTACCCAGCAAAATATTGATACCTTTAAGGATCAAATCAACTCCCTTGGTTTCTCCTATGACTGGGACCGTGAGATTAATACAACTGATCCGGACTACTACAAGTGGACCCAGTGGATTTTCACTAAACTTTATGAAGAAGGTCTTGCCTATGAAGCAGAAGTACCTGTAAACTGGGTTGAAGAGCTTGGAACAGCCATTGCAAATGAAGAGGTTCTGCCTGATGGAACAAGTGAGCGTGGTGGTTATCCAGTTGTAAGAAAACCAATGCGTCAGTGGATGCTTAAAATTACAGCCTATGCTGAACGCCTACTTGAAGACCTTGATGAACTTGACTGGCCTGAGTCAATCAAGGAGATGCAAAGAAACTGGATCGGCAAATCAACTGGAGCTGACGTTAACTTCAAGATTAAGGACACAGACGAAGACTTCACAGTATTCACAACTCGTCCTGACACACTTTTTGGGGCAACTTATGCTGTAATGGCACCAGAGCATGCCCTTGTTGACCAAATTACAAGTCCAGAACAGGCTGAAGCTGTTGCTGAATACAAACGTGTGGCTTCCCTTAAGTCTGATCTTGCCCGTACTGACCTTGCCAAGGATAAGACTGGAGTCTTCACAGGTGCTTACGCTATCAACCCAATCAATGGTCGTGAAATTCCAATCTGGATTGCCGACTATGTTCTTGCAAGCTACGGAACAGGTGCTATTATGGCCGTTCCTGCTCATGATACTCGTGACTGGGAATTTGCTAAAGAATTCGACCTTGATATTATTCCAGTCCTTGAGGGTGGAAACGTTGAAGAAGAAGCCTACACTGAAGATGGCATTCACATCAACTCAGGTTTCCTAGATGGTCTTAATAAGGAAGAAGCCATTAGCCGTGTTAACAGCTGGCTAGAGGATGAGGGAGTAGGATCTAAGAAGGTTACCTACCGCTTGCGTGACTGGCTCTTTAGCCGTCAGCGTTATTGGGGTGAGCCAATCCCAGTTATTCACTGGGAAGACGGAGAAACAACAACTGTTCCTCTTGAAGAACTTCCGCTAGTTCTTCCAAAAACAAATGATATTAAGCCTTCAGGCACAGGGGAAAGCCCCCTAGCAAATATCACTGAATGGATAAATGTAGAAGACGAAAATGGTCGCAAGGGACGTCGTGAGACCAATACTATGCCTCAGTGGGCTGGTTCAAGCTGGTACTACCTCCGCTATATTGATCCAACAAATACAGAAGCCCTTGCTGATCCTGAAAAAATTAAGGAATGGCTACCAGTAGATATTTACATTGGTGGAGCTGAACATGCCGTTCTTCACCTGCTTTACGCTCGTTTCTGGCATAAATTCCTTTATGATCTAGGGGTTGTTCCAACCAAAGAACCTTTTGCCAAGCTGTTCAACCAAGGTATGATTCTTGGAACAAGCTACCGTGATTCAAGGGGAGCCCTTATAGCAAGTGATAAGGTTGAAAAACAAGGGGATAAATTCATCCATGTGGAAACTGGTGAGGAACTTGAGCAAGGTCCAGCCAAGATGAGTAAATCCCTTAAGAATGTTATCAATCCAGATGATGTTGTCCGTGAATACGGGGCTGACACCCTAAGACTTTATGAGATGTTCATGGGACCTCTTGATGCTTCAATTGCCTGGTCTGAAGAGGGCCTAGACGGAGCCCGTAAATTCCTTGACCGCGTGTGGCGTCTTTACATGACTGAGGACGGAAACCTACGTGACAATATCAAGGACGAAAATGATGGAAGCTTGGACAAGGTTTACAATGAAACAGTTAAACTTGTCAGCGATCATTTGGAAAACCTTAAATTCAATACAGCAATTAGCCAACTTATGATTTTTGTTAATGCGGCCAATAAGGCTCAAGTCTTCCCGCTTGAATATGCTAAAGGCTTCATCCAACTTCTAGCTCCAATTGCTCCTCACCTAAGTGAAGAAATTTGGGAAAAACTTGGTGGCAGTGAAGGAGTTTCATATGTTGCTTGGCCAACTTATGATGAGTCTAAACTTGTGGAAGATGAGATTGAGATTGTTCTTCAGGTTAATGGTAAGGTTAAGACCAAGGCTGTTGTTGCTAAGGACCTATCTCGTGAAGAGCTTGAAGCTTTGGCTCTTGCTGATGCTGAGATCAAGGCCAATATTGAAGGCAAGACAGTAAGAAAGGTAATTGTTGTACCTGGAAAACTAGTAAATATTGTTGCCAACTAA
- a CDS encoding ribose-phosphate diphosphokinase, whose protein sequence is MSYSDLKLFALSSNKDLAQKVADNMGIELGKSTVKQFSDGEIQINIEESIRGSHVYILQSTSAPVNDNLMELLIMVDALRRASAETINIVMPYYGYARQDRKARAREPITSKLVADMLQVAGIDRLLTIDLHAAQIQGFFDIPVDHLMGAPLIADYFDRQGLCGDDVVVVSPDHGGVTRARKLAEFLKTPIAIIDKRRPKANVAEVMNIIGSVEGKKCILIDDMIDTAGTITLAADALKQVGATEVYASCTHPVLSGPALERIENSAIKKLVVTDTIYLPEDRKIDKIVEISTSGLLAEAIIRIHEKRPLSPLFEAPHKF, encoded by the coding sequence ATGAGTTATTCAGATTTAAAGTTATTTGCCTTAAGTTCAAACAAGGATCTTGCCCAAAAAGTCGCTGACAATATGGGTATTGAGCTTGGAAAATCAACAGTTAAGCAGTTTTCTGATGGAGAAATCCAAATCAATATTGAAGAGAGTATTCGTGGTTCGCACGTTTACATCCTTCAATCAACTTCGGCCCCAGTTAATGATAACCTGATGGAGCTTTTGATCATGGTTGATGCCTTAAGACGTGCCAGTGCTGAGACAATCAACATTGTTATGCCCTACTATGGTTACGCCCGTCAAGACCGTAAGGCCCGTGCCCGTGAGCCAATCACATCAAAACTTGTAGCTGACATGCTTCAGGTTGCAGGAATCGACCGTCTTTTGACTATCGACCTTCACGCTGCCCAAATTCAAGGATTCTTTGACATCCCAGTTGATCACCTAATGGGTGCACCACTTATCGCTGACTACTTCGACCGTCAAGGTCTTTGTGGAGACGACGTAGTAGTAGTAAGTCCTGACCACGGAGGAGTGACTCGTGCTCGTAAGCTTGCTGAATTCCTAAAAACACCGATTGCCATTATCGACAAACGCCGTCCTAAGGCAAATGTCGCTGAGGTTATGAACATCATCGGTTCAGTTGAAGGGAAAAAATGTATCCTGATTGATGACATGATTGATACAGCTGGAACAATTACACTTGCTGCTGATGCCCTTAAACAAGTTGGAGCAACAGAGGTTTATGCGTCATGTACCCACCCAGTTTTATCAGGGCCAGCACTTGAGCGTATCGAAAACTCAGCCATCAAAAAACTAGTTGTAACTGATACAATCTATCTACCTGAAGATCGTAAGATTGACAAGATTGTTGAAATTTCAACATCAGGATTACTTGCTGAAGCGATTATTCGTATTCATGAAAAACGTCCACTTTCACCACTATTTGAGGCACCACACAAGTTTTAA